TTGTATTTGTTTTTTCTCGAAAGAGCTACAAGATCGATTATCCCTATTTTAGCAAAATCAAGAAGGGGGCGAGTTTTTAATGATTTTTGAATGTAACTTAATCCTAATTAAGTTACATTCAAAACCCTGATTCTATTGACTTCCAGCAAAAAAACCAGCGAAACTGAAATTACATAAAAAAATGATACATTCAGATCCTTGCGTTTCCTGCGTTCGCTTTTCCTTGGCGGCGCTCTTTTTTCTTTTGATCTCGCTTACCTTAAATAGTGGGATACATAGGTTATTCTTAGAAACAATAAAACTAAAAAATCTCTGCAGCTAGTTAAAGGGGCAATGAACGATGGAATCTGTTGAATACAAAAAATTGATGGCTGAAATCGAGAAATTGAAGTTTCATAATATTAGTTTGCTGACACTTGTCGGGTTGTTAAATGACGAGAAGATGCAGGAACCGACCATTCATGAAACTGTGGTTACTTATGATTTGTCTAAGCACGATTTACGGGCGTTCACTCGGCTCATTCAGAGCTACACAGGAAATAATTTTGCGTTGGAGCAAAAAGCGTTGCTGATTAATCCGGTTTTTAAGCGAACTAACCTTCTCGCGATTGTGAAGTCATTGGTGGCTTCAGGCATGTTTGAAGCGAAGGGGCAAGAAATTTTAAACTCCTATGAGGGGTGAAAAGGGGAGGATGAGATGAGAAATAAGCAGCAAGAGATGAAAGATGTCCAACCGATCCGATCGTTAGAAAAGATCGAGGACATGAAATGGAGCTTGAAAAAATGGTGCGGTGAACGGGATTACATTCTGTTTCTTCTCGGCATCAATTCCGGCTTGCGTGTCGGAGATCTGTTAAACATCAAAATCAGCGAGATCCAGGGCAAGAAAGTGGTGGCGTTGCGTGAAGGAAAGACCGGAAAACGCCGGACAATCCACCTCGGCAACATTTACGAGGAACTCGATGCCTATATTCGTACGTTAGAGGGCACTGAATGGCTGTTT
The sequence above is drawn from the Planococcus sp. MSAK28401 genome and encodes:
- a CDS encoding site-specific integrase, which gives rise to MRNKQQEMKDVQPIRSLEKIEDMKWSLKKWCGERDYILFLLGINSGLRVGDLLNIKISEIQGKKVVALREGKTGKRRTIHLGNIYEELDAYIRTLEGTEWLFPSRKGNGPITRVQAYRQLQKAAQMVDISVGIGTHTLRKTFGYWHYKQFKDIAELQNILNHAHPQITLRYIGITDESIENNLRSFLL